A DNA window from Pseudodesulfovibrio thermohalotolerans contains the following coding sequences:
- a CDS encoding DNA primase family protein, whose protein sequence is MRAWGDASVIRTGEDIRKEVEAERAREGEINEQEVQAEKAKQQEQRLKGGRLVERRILYRCFRRAEVGDGELAALLLSGQFFHDNFQKGGQWYQFNCTCWTKDINRNVEQAVDIVACEYEKESRYLRLLIGSLPNDNSFDASTPEGKEALRKNQKKRTKWTKLAQGFSKRARALRTHKAINNTLKGASAGDGSLGMNGSDLNEPPTLLPCANTIIDLATGKEYNALPWSQLYFRRKSPVEYKGLNEEATLWDLTLDQVTCYRKNLREYLEYAIGFMVTGLQTKDLFCFYGKHGDNGKTVITEMISYCLGEFAATVPVEILLEEKYAKSSGPREDLLLLQDKRLAITSEAEAKQYFSLGKIKQLTSGGDRIRARGVNEKHSVQFKQTQSFVLHSNNIPQVRTGDNAFFNRLRLIPFDARYVADPDEVDEDKFIYPMIQKEELMQRLEAEASGILAHLVRCAMKAIALGHMPKPPECVVMELDDYKDDNDPYGPFFGQCCEPDPNHREQAKWLYLAWKQWYMAENELTDDSHVKKQRTMGTELKTRTDITRIPKDQSGTGTVMYLGYRIKNEHRAEGDPSIQLDF, encoded by the coding sequence ATGCGTGCTTGGGGGGATGCCTCTGTGATTAGGACGGGCGAAGACATCCGGAAAGAGGTTGAGGCCGAGCGTGCGCGTGAAGGTGAGATCAACGAACAGGAAGTCCAGGCCGAGAAAGCGAAGCAGCAGGAACAGCGTCTCAAGGGCGGCCGGTTGGTCGAACGGCGTATTCTCTATCGTTGTTTTCGTCGAGCCGAGGTCGGCGATGGAGAGCTGGCCGCGCTTTTGCTTTCTGGGCAGTTCTTTCACGACAATTTCCAAAAGGGGGGGCAATGGTATCAGTTCAACTGCACTTGCTGGACGAAGGACATCAACCGGAACGTCGAGCAGGCCGTTGATATAGTCGCTTGCGAGTATGAAAAAGAGTCAAGATATCTTCGCCTTCTCATTGGTTCGTTACCCAATGACAATTCTTTTGACGCCTCGACTCCTGAAGGCAAGGAGGCTTTGAGAAAAAATCAGAAAAAGCGCACCAAATGGACCAAACTGGCTCAAGGATTTTCCAAGCGGGCCAGAGCACTGCGTACCCACAAAGCCATCAACAACACGCTGAAGGGAGCGAGTGCCGGAGATGGTTCACTTGGCATGAACGGTTCCGATCTCAATGAGCCGCCGACTTTGTTGCCGTGCGCCAACACGATAATCGATCTGGCCACGGGCAAGGAGTACAACGCCTTGCCCTGGAGCCAGCTATATTTCCGGCGGAAAAGTCCGGTTGAATACAAGGGGCTGAACGAAGAGGCCACGCTGTGGGACCTGACTCTCGACCAGGTCACCTGCTACCGGAAGAATCTGAGGGAATACCTGGAGTATGCGATCGGTTTTATGGTCACGGGCCTCCAGACAAAAGATTTGTTCTGCTTCTATGGCAAGCATGGAGATAATGGAAAGACGGTCATCACGGAGATGATCTCGTATTGTTTGGGGGAGTTTGCGGCGACCGTCCCGGTCGAGATCCTTTTGGAGGAGAAGTACGCTAAATCGTCCGGTCCCCGTGAGGATCTGCTCCTTTTACAGGACAAGCGCCTGGCCATAACTTCGGAAGCCGAGGCCAAGCAGTATTTCTCGTTGGGGAAGATCAAACAGCTCACCTCCGGCGGAGACAGAATTCGCGCCCGCGGGGTGAACGAAAAACATTCCGTCCAGTTCAAGCAGACGCAGTCTTTCGTTCTGCATTCCAACAACATTCCGCAGGTGCGGACCGGCGACAACGCGTTTTTCAATCGATTGCGATTGATTCCCTTTGACGCCCGGTATGTGGCCGATCCGGACGAGGTGGATGAAGACAAGTTCATCTACCCCATGATCCAGAAGGAAGAGCTGATGCAACGGTTGGAGGCCGAGGCTTCCGGTATTCTCGCCCACTTGGTCCGGTGCGCCATGAAGGCCATTGCGCTTGGGCACATGCCCAAGCCGCCTGAATGCGTGGTCATGGAACTGGATGACTACAAGGATGACAATGATCCCTATGGACCGTTTTTCGGTCAATGCTGTGAGCCTGACCCCAATCATCGGGAACAGGCGAAGTGGCTCTATTTGGCATGGAAACAGTGGTACATGGCGGAAAATGAGCTCACTGATGACAGCCATGTGAAAAAGCAAAGGACCATGGGGACGGAGTTGAAGACCCGTACCGACATCACACGCATTCCCAAAGACCAGTCCGGCACAGGCACCGTTATGTACCTGGGCTATCGGATCAAAAACGAGCATCGAGCCGAGGGCGATCCCTCGATTCAGTTGGATTTTTGA
- a CDS encoding terminase gpA endonuclease subunit has translation MNNHPPFDLYPGERQVLESRPWISTADFAERHFRLATGPYKGQTYRHDRNPIARWIMDLWDRPMLRTLFIVGPSQVSGKTTLAYCCMASELYRDPCSVAVGMPDKDTRNRIFEEKIGPHFKQTRPLREMLSEDAQAVQRGLILTKFGAVYGMHAGSDASASSISPRVVLVDEEDAYLDPQAAARMVERNMSYDDEAKTLRYSKIRGNERSSCIWKAIREEAQVIYQVRACCPNCGGFQIMDLKRIKVPGKMRDPKQIKQQKAAWYECVHCGMKWNDHYRNLAVARGDLWAEHDLTDATAVAVLMPSWVFAGMSLSTVMADWFTAARKGTPSAMEWFDNSHASKPYQVVTIKTPEDQVKAMIRHDRPAREVPAGAVALTMGVDSQKASWFFTVRAWAKSGESWLVDYGELASKADVYAQLDAVYPVAGRNDVVMPIWRSAVDFGGTRDESRTEGWSRSEEVKLMVLEADRDDFHAVKGASRRQDSVVRRSETGVHRDVPREYRENITIYTLDTHDLKDLIFLVRMHPDSIQPMWLHREVGDDYLRQLASEERDMDRNGNPVWVQRKAANHYLDCEVYAAACAHPDWTPALQLLPEPNYRKVVASSPPRSSRSGGYGASGGGLVTNPFFGR, from the coding sequence GTGAATAACCATCCGCCCTTTGATCTTTACCCCGGTGAGCGGCAAGTGCTGGAGTCCCGGCCCTGGATTTCGACCGCTGATTTTGCCGAACGGCATTTTCGGTTGGCGACCGGGCCTTACAAGGGGCAGACCTACCGGCATGATCGGAACCCCATCGCTCGCTGGATTATGGACCTGTGGGACAGGCCCATGTTGCGGACGCTGTTTATTGTCGGGCCGTCGCAGGTGTCGGGCAAAACAACATTGGCATACTGCTGTATGGCCTCCGAGCTGTACCGCGATCCGTGTTCCGTCGCCGTGGGTATGCCGGACAAGGATACCAGAAACCGTATTTTCGAAGAAAAAATCGGGCCGCATTTCAAACAGACACGCCCGCTCCGGGAGATGTTGTCCGAGGACGCCCAAGCCGTGCAGCGGGGGTTGATCCTGACCAAGTTCGGCGCGGTCTACGGTATGCACGCCGGGTCGGACGCCTCGGCTTCGTCCATTTCTCCGCGAGTGGTCCTGGTGGATGAGGAGGATGCCTACCTTGATCCCCAGGCTGCCGCGCGCATGGTCGAGCGCAACATGAGCTACGACGACGAGGCCAAGACCTTGCGCTATTCCAAAATCAGGGGGAACGAGCGATCTTCCTGCATCTGGAAGGCCATTCGAGAGGAGGCTCAGGTCATCTATCAGGTGAGGGCCTGCTGCCCGAATTGCGGGGGGTTCCAGATCATGGACCTCAAACGGATCAAGGTGCCGGGCAAGATGCGCGACCCCAAGCAGATCAAGCAGCAGAAGGCTGCGTGGTATGAATGTGTCCACTGCGGCATGAAGTGGAACGACCACTATCGCAACCTGGCCGTAGCCAGGGGAGACCTGTGGGCCGAGCACGACCTGACGGATGCGACCGCCGTGGCCGTGCTCATGCCGTCATGGGTGTTCGCCGGGATGAGCCTGTCCACGGTAATGGCCGATTGGTTTACGGCCGCGCGGAAGGGGACGCCTTCGGCCATGGAGTGGTTCGACAATTCACACGCGTCCAAGCCCTACCAGGTTGTCACCATCAAGACGCCGGAGGATCAGGTCAAGGCCATGATTCGGCATGACCGCCCGGCTCGCGAGGTTCCTGCCGGGGCCGTGGCCTTGACCATGGGCGTCGATTCACAGAAGGCGAGCTGGTTCTTCACGGTCAGGGCCTGGGCCAAGTCCGGCGAGTCCTGGCTGGTGGACTATGGAGAGCTGGCGAGCAAGGCGGATGTGTATGCCCAGCTCGATGCGGTCTATCCCGTGGCCGGGCGTAACGATGTGGTCATGCCCATTTGGCGCTCGGCTGTTGACTTCGGGGGTACGCGCGACGAGAGCCGCACCGAGGGGTGGTCCCGATCCGAGGAGGTCAAGCTGATGGTCCTTGAGGCCGACCGCGACGATTTCCACGCGGTCAAGGGCGCGAGCCGCCGGCAGGATTCGGTTGTCCGGCGGTCGGAAACCGGGGTGCATCGTGATGTGCCCAGGGAGTACCGGGAGAATATCACCATCTACACGCTGGACACCCATGATCTCAAGGACCTGATCTTTCTGGTGCGTATGCACCCGGATTCGATTCAGCCCATGTGGCTGCATCGAGAGGTCGGCGACGACTATTTGCGGCAGCTCGCCAGTGAGGAGCGCGACATGGATAGGAACGGCAATCCCGTGTGGGTACAGCGCAAGGCGGCAAACCATTATTTGGACTGCGAGGTCTATGCCGCGGCCTGCGCGCATCCGGATTGGACACCGGCCCTGCAACTGTTGCCGGAGCCGAATTACAGGAAGGTGGTGGCGTCGAGTCCGCCCCGGTCTTCGCGATCCGGCGGCTATGGGGCGTCCGGCGGCGGTCTTGTCACCAATCCGTTTTTCGGGAGGTAG
- a CDS encoding phage portal protein yields the protein MASPRALFPYSRSRGRHPVRAAASQAGPLSGWTSSLVPRYLSERQRMEVSNRALDLYTNDSIAHGVLEALVVETIGTGITASPATRYERVGRDAEWGDLYKGAAFRCWEGHGLDFRNFCDATRRLNIYGLQALAFFSWKLSGIGLFQKVFVKGPGRKLGQATLPIDPERLATPSNRQSAEIYDGIEVDSNGAPVAIHLRKPGVTSAQPSIHLTDRFELYDRETGLPRIYLVCDVRNIAEYRQDSILGTIAPEIYFRKDMQLAFLIGQAVRNNFVAFVQDYGGSTISKDTPWRERVQETSKGTFLLGGKNEKPHFFNHGNSAVGLKEVNDAVTTDIGIGTGRGAENVKRQYQQSYSASKANMEKSDQFCDYEREIVMVNRFCQPEYAWMTYESCLRGELPGVVKKDFLPNLYEYTRCRHLPQPTRHLDKDKQSKANERDRRNGFLLLEEVWGEKGLSSKEAMRRFADEIMDLKRLSRETGVDLVSLFLGGEREEGDSTINDGDKDDD from the coding sequence ATGGCCAGCCCACGCGCCCTTTTCCCATACAGCCGGTCTCGCGGGCGTCACCCCGTACGCGCGGCCGCGTCCCAGGCCGGTCCGCTCTCGGGGTGGACCAGCTCGCTGGTGCCCCGGTATCTTTCGGAGCGGCAGCGTATGGAAGTCTCCAACCGCGCGCTTGATCTCTACACCAACGATTCCATCGCCCACGGCGTTCTGGAGGCGTTGGTGGTGGAGACCATCGGCACCGGCATTACCGCTTCCCCGGCCACCCGGTACGAGCGCGTCGGCCGGGATGCGGAGTGGGGCGACCTCTACAAGGGGGCGGCCTTCCGTTGCTGGGAAGGGCACGGCCTGGACTTCCGGAATTTCTGCGATGCGACCCGCCGCCTGAATATTTACGGGCTTCAGGCCCTGGCCTTTTTCTCCTGGAAGCTGTCCGGGATCGGGCTTTTCCAGAAGGTGTTCGTCAAAGGCCCGGGCCGGAAACTCGGACAGGCTACCCTCCCCATCGACCCGGAACGCCTCGCCACGCCGAGCAACCGCCAGTCGGCGGAAATTTACGACGGAATCGAAGTCGACTCCAACGGCGCTCCCGTGGCCATCCACCTGCGCAAGCCCGGCGTGACCAGCGCGCAGCCGTCGATTCATCTGACGGACCGTTTTGAACTGTACGACAGGGAAACCGGGCTGCCGCGCATCTATCTGGTCTGCGACGTCCGGAATATCGCCGAGTACAGGCAGGACTCCATTCTCGGAACCATCGCTCCGGAAATCTACTTCCGCAAGGACATGCAGCTCGCCTTCCTCATCGGCCAGGCGGTGCGCAACAATTTCGTCGCCTTCGTGCAGGACTACGGCGGCAGCACCATATCCAAGGACACCCCGTGGCGCGAGCGCGTCCAGGAGACGTCCAAGGGCACGTTCCTGCTCGGCGGCAAAAACGAGAAGCCGCATTTCTTCAATCACGGCAACAGCGCGGTCGGCCTCAAGGAGGTCAACGACGCCGTTACCACCGACATCGGCATCGGCACCGGGCGCGGCGCGGAAAACGTCAAGCGCCAGTACCAGCAATCCTACTCGGCCTCCAAGGCGAACATGGAGAAGTCGGACCAGTTCTGCGACTACGAGCGCGAGATCGTCATGGTCAATCGGTTCTGCCAGCCGGAATACGCCTGGATGACTTACGAGTCGTGCCTTCGCGGCGAACTCCCCGGAGTCGTGAAAAAGGACTTCCTCCCCAATCTTTACGAGTACACCCGCTGCCGCCATCTGCCGCAGCCCACACGCCATCTGGACAAGGACAAGCAGTCCAAGGCCAACGAACGCGATCGCCGAAACGGCTTTCTCCTGTTGGAAGAGGTCTGGGGCGAAAAGGGGCTTTCCTCCAAGGAGGCCATGCGCCGCTTCGCGGACGAGATCATGGACCTCAAGCGGCTCAGCCGGGAGACCGGCGTGGATTTGGTGTCCCTGTTCCTGGGCGGCGAGCGAGAGGAAGGCGATTCAACCATCAACGATGGAGACAAGGACGATGACTAA
- the sppA gene encoding signal peptide peptidase SppA, which produces MTKRAANLLAGQFWAIHPDKLEAIAALTERLLVGERGDFSVFRKTAGDEKRISSYQEVDGVAVIPVNGVIAFRMNMFDLFSGGTSTEIIGKAVRRAAGDPDIRAIVLDIDSPGGTVGGLCDLTAEIREAAKAKPVISWAGAQMCSGAYWLGSAATEVICSPDATIGSVGGAYVHHDLSGKDEKEGVKRTILSAGKYKRIVNDAEPLSEEGEAYLQTQIDDYYTLFVNDVAANMGLDAKDVLDQLADGSVHVGEKALKRGFVHFVGSKAFAFERALKLAATFNQEATRMPAGKNTAGDTNARGGGSGVLDVSALTAESLANERPDLYAAIKAEGLAEGVNQERQRVLSLLAVKGDHEATVTAIQDGIATEAFLQTVLEATRSGQVQDLKDFEQSLSASAGSSASGVGADTDPVAAAGERMKAYAQAKK; this is translated from the coding sequence ATGACTAAACGCGCAGCGAATCTGTTGGCAGGCCAGTTCTGGGCCATCCATCCGGACAAGCTCGAAGCCATCGCCGCCCTGACCGAGCGTCTGCTCGTGGGCGAGCGTGGAGATTTTTCCGTTTTTCGGAAGACGGCAGGTGATGAAAAAAGGATCAGCTCCTACCAGGAAGTCGATGGCGTCGCGGTGATTCCCGTCAACGGGGTCATCGCCTTCCGCATGAACATGTTCGATCTGTTTTCCGGCGGCACCAGCACCGAGATCATCGGCAAGGCCGTGCGCCGCGCCGCCGGAGACCCCGACATCAGGGCCATCGTGCTGGACATCGATTCCCCTGGCGGCACTGTCGGCGGATTGTGCGATCTCACCGCCGAGATACGCGAGGCGGCCAAGGCCAAGCCGGTCATTTCCTGGGCCGGAGCCCAGATGTGTTCCGGGGCCTATTGGCTCGGCTCCGCGGCCACGGAAGTCATCTGCTCTCCGGACGCCACCATCGGGTCCGTGGGGGGCGCCTATGTCCATCACGACCTGTCCGGCAAGGACGAGAAGGAAGGCGTCAAGCGCACGATCCTGTCCGCCGGAAAGTACAAGCGCATCGTCAATGACGCCGAACCACTCAGCGAGGAGGGCGAGGCGTATCTCCAGACCCAGATCGACGACTACTACACCCTTTTCGTGAACGATGTCGCGGCCAACATGGGGTTGGACGCCAAGGACGTCCTGGACCAGTTGGCCGACGGGTCGGTCCATGTCGGAGAAAAGGCCCTCAAGCGGGGCTTTGTCCATTTCGTCGGCAGCAAGGCGTTCGCCTTCGAGCGTGCGCTGAAGCTCGCCGCAACATTCAACCAGGAGGCAACACGTATGCCCGCCGGGAAAAATACCGCTGGTGACACCAACGCCCGTGGAGGCGGTTCCGGTGTCCTGGACGTCTCGGCTCTCACTGCCGAGTCGTTGGCAAATGAACGTCCCGATCTGTACGCCGCGATCAAGGCGGAAGGGTTGGCCGAGGGAGTGAACCAGGAGCGTCAGCGCGTCCTTTCTCTTCTCGCGGTCAAGGGGGACCATGAAGCGACCGTTACGGCCATCCAGGACGGCATCGCGACCGAGGCCTTTCTCCAGACCGTGCTGGAAGCCACGCGCTCCGGCCAGGTTCAGGACCTGAAGGATTTCGAGCAGAGCCTTTCCGCCTCGGCAGGCAGCTCCGCGTCCGGCGTCGGCGCGGATACCGATCCGGTCGCGGCCGCCGGTGAACGGATGAAAGCTTACGCCCAGGCCAAAAAGTAA
- a CDS encoding head decoration protein produces MTRSYSGYVQDEQLRFVGEHHPILGPIALKSSGSEQTLAAGTVLGRVTADGLYVQLDPAAEDGSQAAARILAETTVVPASGNEAANGYRHGEFYDSGLTWPDGIDAAKKQTAIDELEAQGVYVV; encoded by the coding sequence ATGACCAGATCTTATTCCGGGTATGTCCAGGATGAGCAGCTCCGCTTCGTCGGCGAGCATCATCCCATCCTGGGCCCCATCGCCCTCAAGTCGTCCGGCAGCGAACAGACCCTCGCCGCCGGAACGGTCCTGGGCCGGGTAACCGCCGACGGCCTGTACGTGCAGCTCGATCCCGCCGCGGAGGACGGCTCCCAGGCCGCCGCGCGCATCCTGGCCGAGACCACTGTGGTCCCGGCCTCCGGCAATGAAGCCGCCAACGGATACCGGCATGGCGAATTCTACGACTCCGGGCTGACCTGGCCCGACGGCATCGACGCCGCAAAGAAACAGACCGCCATCGACGAACTGGAAGCCCAGGGCGTCTACGTGGTGTAA
- a CDS encoding major capsid protein — MAVYDNLPAAFDTRAMLETCEVIPPAPGMFKELFFTRRNTHETKKVETEMVRKGKKLFPFVSDVAGGKLVPRRTRGKLTVECPRIRPKDAFTAPDLLSKTAPGEIAYVNNPNALTPEQRVERAIVDQLTEFRDGIERTIEFMCARVATTGKLTVVQPDLSFEIDFLMPSGNKVVLTGDDLWSAASGVAILTQLEGFATDLIGEESGLPADILMCGTNAWKTLFGKQDFRDVLDNRRIDLGHLSPMIGKSYKGNVGNLDIYVNSDKYEDESGTLQPMLHPDYIVLGSSLGDARIEFGVPQELPCPGPMEFFAKSYIQEDPSQLMLVGESNPLPNPRNVGAFAYIKVL; from the coding sequence ATGGCTGTTTACGACAACCTTCCCGCCGCGTTCGACACCCGTGCGATGCTCGAAACCTGCGAGGTCATTCCGCCTGCGCCCGGCATGTTCAAGGAGCTGTTCTTCACCCGGCGGAACACCCACGAGACCAAGAAGGTCGAGACGGAGATGGTCCGCAAGGGCAAGAAGCTGTTTCCCTTCGTTTCCGACGTGGCCGGCGGCAAGCTCGTGCCCCGCCGCACGCGCGGCAAGCTGACCGTCGAGTGCCCCAGGATTCGCCCCAAGGATGCCTTCACCGCCCCGGATTTGCTGAGCAAGACGGCTCCCGGCGAGATTGCCTACGTCAACAATCCCAACGCCCTGACCCCTGAACAGCGCGTTGAACGCGCCATCGTCGATCAGCTTACCGAATTCAGGGACGGCATCGAGCGCACCATCGAATTCATGTGCGCCAGGGTCGCGACCACCGGCAAGCTGACCGTTGTCCAGCCCGATCTCAGCTTCGAGATCGACTTTCTCATGCCCTCGGGCAACAAGGTCGTGCTGACCGGCGACGATCTCTGGTCCGCCGCCTCCGGCGTGGCCATCCTCACCCAGCTCGAAGGCTTCGCCACGGACCTTATCGGCGAAGAGTCCGGGCTTCCCGCCGACATCCTGATGTGCGGCACCAATGCCTGGAAGACCTTGTTCGGCAAGCAGGATTTCCGCGACGTTCTGGACAACCGGCGTATCGACCTGGGCCATCTGTCGCCCATGATCGGCAAGTCGTACAAGGGCAATGTCGGCAATCTGGACATCTACGTGAACTCCGACAAGTACGAGGACGAATCCGGCACCCTGCAGCCCATGCTGCATCCCGACTACATCGTTCTCGGCTCCAGCCTGGGCGACGCCCGCATCGAGTTCGGCGTTCCCCAGGAATTGCCGTGCCCCGGACCGATGGAGTTCTTCGCCAAATCCTACATCCAGGAAGATCCGTCCCAGCTCATGCTGGTCGGCGAGTCCAACCCGCTGCCCAATCCCCGCAACGTGGGCGCGTTCGCCTACATCAAGGTCCTGTAG
- a CDS encoding phage tail protein, which translates to MHGGNLVLLNADNAEWVLESMLGALSNVEQGFEKAAARAINKTLGNGARITARMVTSEFAVKQSEVLDKLSMRKATYSRVEGELNATGRGSLPLIRYAVGSAEPVPTMPKYYRTPKAERVKGVKVKVKKSSGVTMLQSAFLAEMDSGHVGVFERKDKDDMHSPITEMYGTSYLTYLQEDLVADELEEKVFERFEHHLEHEATFVLRKAGLR; encoded by the coding sequence ATGCATGGCGGGAATCTTGTCCTTCTCAATGCGGATAACGCCGAATGGGTGTTGGAGTCCATGCTTGGCGCTCTGTCCAACGTCGAGCAGGGCTTTGAAAAAGCGGCCGCGCGCGCCATCAACAAGACGCTTGGGAACGGGGCGCGCATCACGGCGCGAATGGTCACCAGCGAGTTCGCCGTCAAACAGTCCGAGGTGTTGGATAAGCTTTCCATGCGCAAGGCGACCTATTCCCGCGTGGAAGGGGAGCTCAACGCTACCGGGCGAGGTTCGCTGCCCCTGATCCGGTACGCGGTCGGCTCGGCCGAGCCTGTGCCGACCATGCCGAAATACTACAGGACTCCCAAGGCCGAGCGGGTCAAGGGCGTCAAGGTCAAGGTCAAGAAATCAAGCGGCGTCACCATGCTCCAGTCCGCGTTCCTTGCGGAGATGGACTCCGGGCACGTCGGCGTGTTCGAGCGCAAGGACAAGGACGACATGCATTCTCCCATCACGGAGATGTACGGCACCTCCTACCTGACCTACCTGCAGGAAGACCTCGTCGCGGACGAGCTGGAGGAAAAGGTCTTCGAGCGTTTCGAGCATCACCTCGAACACGAGGCGACTTTTGTGCTTCGGAAGGCAGGGCTGCGATGA
- a CDS encoding phage tail sheath family protein produces the protein MTYEHRVKTSEVPTQILPPRRISAGVPVVIGTAPVEDLADKPVNEPRVIYSYSEFVATFGWSDDWDKYTLCEFAYSHFALFGVAPIVCINVYDPASHQSGDPAAGDPTQVVSADIIGGIDADTGARTGLELVADVFPRYRLVPGQIVAPKWSEDPSVAIVMEAKAERINGLFNAMAVIDIPDGTVTRYTDVPAYKEANNLTGKRMIDCWGKPYMGDMVFHGSTMLAGRICLTDADHDDVPYVSPSNKRIKATGAKVNGRDLYLGLEEAEYLNGQGVVLFFNFDGGWKAWGNRTAAYPSVTDPKDAFIPIRRFFNWHGNTFILTYWQLLDNPLNRRQIETIMDSEQIRLNGFTSREYILGGRIAFLEDENPTTDLMDGISRFHTYMTPPSPNRVIENILEYDATYVSALFGG, from the coding sequence ATGACCTATGAACATCGAGTAAAGACTTCCGAAGTCCCCACCCAGATTCTGCCGCCCCGGCGGATCAGCGCGGGCGTCCCCGTGGTAATCGGCACCGCGCCGGTGGAGGATTTGGCCGACAAGCCCGTCAATGAACCCAGGGTGATCTATTCCTACTCCGAGTTCGTCGCCACCTTTGGCTGGTCCGATGATTGGGACAAGTACACCCTGTGCGAGTTCGCGTACTCCCACTTCGCCCTGTTCGGCGTGGCCCCCATCGTGTGCATCAATGTGTACGACCCGGCGTCCCATCAGTCCGGTGACCCCGCGGCAGGCGACCCGACCCAGGTCGTATCCGCCGACATCATCGGCGGCATCGACGCGGATACCGGCGCAAGGACCGGCCTGGAGCTGGTGGCCGACGTCTTCCCGAGATACCGCCTGGTGCCCGGCCAGATCGTGGCCCCCAAGTGGTCCGAAGACCCCTCCGTGGCGATCGTCATGGAGGCCAAGGCCGAGCGGATCAACGGCCTGTTCAACGCCATGGCGGTCATCGACATCCCGGACGGCACGGTGACCAGGTACACCGACGTCCCGGCCTACAAGGAGGCCAACAACCTGACCGGCAAGCGCATGATCGACTGCTGGGGCAAACCGTACATGGGCGACATGGTCTTCCACGGATCGACCATGCTCGCCGGGCGCATCTGCCTGACCGACGCCGACCACGACGACGTGCCCTATGTGTCGCCGTCCAACAAGCGGATCAAGGCGACCGGGGCCAAGGTCAACGGCCGGGACCTCTATCTGGGCCTGGAGGAGGCCGAGTACCTCAACGGCCAGGGCGTGGTGCTGTTCTTCAATTTCGACGGGGGCTGGAAGGCCTGGGGCAACCGCACCGCGGCGTATCCCTCCGTGACCGATCCCAAGGACGCCTTCATCCCGATCCGGCGCTTCTTCAACTGGCACGGCAACACCTTCATCCTGACCTACTGGCAACTGCTCGACAATCCGCTCAATCGTCGCCAGATCGAGACCATCATGGATTCCGAGCAGATCCGGCTCAACGGGTTCACCTCGCGGGAATACATCCTGGGCGGACGCATCGCCTTTCTGGAGGATGAGAACCCGACCACGGACCTGATGGACGGCATTTCCCGATTCCATACCTACATGACCCCGCCGTCCCCGAACCGGGTCATCGAAAACATTCTTGAATACGACGCGACCTACGTCAGCGCGTTGTTCGGAGGCTGA
- a CDS encoding phage major tail tube protein, producing the protein MSNIPEKLVAFQCYKDGKVLIGVVDVEFSGGENMSEELTGAGIAGAIESPTIGHVKPISAKIKFRTRTRQSVELMAPVAHVLELRASIQSRTVGGALATSPEKVVIQAIPKGGVGGKFETGKSQDNDRDFSVTYYKAVVNGQEVLEIDPINSKYVVDGVDYLAGVRSDIGMEG; encoded by the coding sequence ATGAGCAATATCCCTGAAAAACTTGTCGCGTTCCAGTGCTACAAGGACGGCAAGGTCCTGATCGGCGTGGTGGACGTCGAGTTCTCCGGCGGTGAAAACATGTCCGAAGAGCTGACCGGCGCGGGCATTGCCGGGGCCATCGAGAGCCCGACCATCGGACACGTCAAACCCATCTCCGCCAAGATCAAGTTCCGCACCCGCACGCGCCAGTCCGTGGAGCTGATGGCGCCCGTGGCGCATGTCCTGGAACTGCGGGCCTCCATCCAGTCCCGGACGGTTGGCGGAGCGCTCGCCACCTCGCCGGAAAAGGTCGTCATCCAGGCCATTCCAAAGGGCGGCGTGGGCGGCAAGTTCGAGACGGGCAAGTCCCAGGACAACGACCGCGACTTTTCCGTGACCTACTACAAGGCCGTGGTGAACGGGCAGGAGGTCCTGGAGATCGACCCCATCAACTCCAAGTACGTCGTGGACGGCGTGGACTATCTGGCCGGTGTCCGCAGCGACATCGGCATGGAGGGGTAG
- a CDS encoding phage tail assembly protein: MAATEKRIPLIEPLRDGAEKITELVMKRMTVGMMLDANVQCFTDYGIEPTRAMVEPYAFARACEVPVDLILGMEYGHDYGQLQSASAFLAAGGGGESEAAEAEGAGTETGLELSREKTKGDPDSPGSKT; this comes from the coding sequence ATGGCCGCAACCGAGAAGAGAATTCCGCTGATCGAGCCGCTCAGGGACGGGGCGGAGAAGATTACCGAGCTGGTCATGAAGAGAATGACGGTCGGCATGATGCTCGACGCCAATGTCCAGTGTTTTACCGACTACGGCATCGAGCCGACCAGGGCCATGGTGGAGCCGTATGCCTTCGCCCGTGCGTGCGAGGTCCCCGTCGATCTGATCCTGGGCATGGAGTACGGCCATGACTACGGGCAGCTCCAAAGCGCAAGCGCTTTTTTAGCGGCGGGCGGCGGCGGGGAATCCGAGGCCGCCGAGGCGGAGGGAGCAGGGACCGAGACCGGGCTGGAGCTGTCACGGGAAAAGACCAAGGGCGATCCGGATTCCCCGGGCAGCAAGACCTAG